The window GGGGCGGAGAGGAGTTCCTCCACCTCCTCCGGGGTGAGCACCTCGGGAAGCCTCATCCAGAACCTCGGGGTTCCGATATCGGCGGTGGGATCAGAGGAGATCAGCTCTTCCCTTATCAGGTAGCGGTAGAAGGTGCGGGAGGCGGAAAGCGCCCTGGCGATGGTCCGAGCATCGAGCCCATTTTCCCTTAAATGGATGATGAAGCCGGCGATATCCTCCCCCTTAGCATCAGTGAGCCCCTTCCCCCTCGCTTTGAGGAACGAAGAAAGTTTCTTAAGATCCCGCTCGTATGATTCCACCGTCTTCGGTGAAAGTCCTCTCTCGATAAGGAGATGTGAGAAAAACCGGGAAAGTAGCTTTCTATCCACCTTATCATCCTATAAGAAGGGGTTATACCGCTTCTCCTCCCCGATGGTGGATGAAGGACCATGACCAGGGTAGATGGGAAGGGAATCGGGAAGGACAAGGAGCTTCTCCCTTATCGAGCTAACAAGGGTATCCCACGAGCCACCGGGAAGATCGGTTCGTCCCACCCCGCCGGCAAACAGGGTATCCCCGGTAAACACCCCATCATCGAAGAGGAGGGATATTCCACCCGGTGTATGGCCCGGGGTGTGAATGACCCTAAGGGTGAAGGAGCCCACCTTTATCTCATCCCCTTCAGAAAGGAGCCGATCCGCAGGAGGTGATGGTTTTCCCCCGATCATCTCCTCGAGCTCAGCATCCTGAGGCGAGGTGAGAATAGGGGCATCCTCCTTATGAACGAGGATGGGGATATTATATTTTCCCTTGACATCAGCATTTGCCCGAATGTGGTCGATATGGCAATGGGTGTTTATTATGTAGCGAGGGCGATACCCTCTCTCCTCAATGAAGGCGATGATACGCTCACCTTCAGCGCCGGGGTCGATCACCACCACTTCCCCGTTCTCATCGCCGAAGATGTAACAATTTACCTCAAGCGGTCCTACTACCAGCTTTTCGAGGATCATAACCCCTCCTTTACCTCTTTTTGCTTTCGATGAGGAAGGTCACCGGTCCATCGTTGATGAGCCCCACCTCCATCATCGCCTGAAATACCCCCGAGGCAACCGGAACCCCCTGTTCCCTTAATTTCTCGATGAAGTGGTTGTAAAGGCGCTCTGCCTCCTCTGGCTTTGCTGCGTTTATGAAGTTGGGGCGTCTTCCCTTTCTCGTATCGGCAGCGAGGGTGAACTGAGAAACGACCAACGCCTCTCCACCAACATCGAGAAGAGAGCGATTCATCTTTCCCTCATCATCCGGGAATATGCGAAGCTCCGCCACCCTCTTTGCCAGGTAGTCCGCCTCCTTCTCCCCATCATCCACCAGCACCGCGAGAAAGATCAAAAGTCCCTTCCCGATCTTGGAAACGAGCCTCCCATCGACCTTGACCCAAGCCTCTGACACCTTCTGGAGGAGCGCCTTCATCCCTTTCTCTTCAACCTCTCCTTGATTATGTCGAGGAGGTCAAACACCTCCTCACTTCCCAAAAGCCAAGCTATTATACCATAGAGAAGGAGGGCGAAAAATATAAGCGGGAAAAGGAGGAAAAGAAGCTTCAACTTGGGAAGATCGGGGGAGAGCCCGATCTTCTTCCCGAAATAGAGACAAAATCCCCCCATCATCGCCGATGACGCTCCGATTCGGAGGAGGGAGGCGAGAATATGTCCCCCTCCCAAGGCACCTGCCCTCCTCCTAAAGAGAAGGAGAAGCAGAAATAGGTTCAGGTAGGCGGAAAGGGAGAGGGCAAAGGCGATACCGCCATGGGCTAACGGCTTCATCAGGATGAGGGCAAGGGCGATATTTCCCACCATCGCCACCGCTGCCACCTTGACCGGGGTCTTTATGTCCTTTAGAGAGTAGAAGGCAGGGGCAACCACCCTCACCCCACCTACCGCAGGGAGTCCCAGAGCAAAGAATAAAAGGGCGAACGAGGTCATAGAGAGGGAATGGGCGCCGAACCTCCCCCAGCGAAGGAGCAGAGCTACTATCGGCTCCCGGAGAACGATGAGCCCTACCGCTGAAGGGATGGTGATGAAGAAGACGAGCCTCATCGCATAGTTCAGGGTTTCCTTCAAGGGTCCTAAATCCTCGAGCAGAGCCTGCCGCGACATAAGGGGGAGGATAACCGTAGAGACGGAAACGGCAAACACCCCCAGAGTGAACTCGGTAAGCCGATTGGCATAAGTGAGGGAGGCAACCGCTCCTTCAGGGAGCATCGAGGCGATGGCGCTTGAGACGAGGACATTTATCTGGATCACCCCTGCCCCGAAGATGCCGGGGACCATCAGCCTTCCTATCTTCTTTATCGCTGGATGGGAGAAGGATATCCCGGGACGAAAACGCATCCCCAGCCTGATGAGAAATGGTATCTGAAAACCGAGTTGAAGGGCTCCCCCAAGGAGAACGCCAATAGCGAAGGCATAGGCAGGCTGAGAGAAACGAGGGGCAAGGAGGTAAGCGGAAACGATGATCGAGATATTTAGGAGAACCGGGGCAAAGGCAGAGGGGGCAAAGATATCAAACGAGTTCAAAATCGCCATCGCTAAGGCGGAAAGCCCGATAAAAGCCAAATAGAAGAACATAATCCGGGAAAGGGAGGCGGTAAGATCTATCTTTCCCGGAACCTGAGCAAAACCAAACCCGATGATACGGACGATTGCCGGGGAGAAGATGATCCCAAGAAGGGAGAGAATAACGAGCACCAATCCCAAGGTATAGAAGAACCTATCAGCGAGCTCCCAGACCTCGCTTTTATCCCTTCCTTTGCGATATTCGGTAAATACGGGGATGAAGGCGGCGGTCATCGTCCCCTCCCCCACCAGCCGCCTCAGCAGATTGGGGATACGGTAGGCTAAGGTGAAGGCATCGGCGCCGGTCCCTGTGCCGAGCAGACTTGCAGTCACTATATCCCGAAAAAGCCCAAAGATACGGCTCACCACGGTAAGCGAACCCATCACCCCGGCTGATCTTATTATCCTTCTCTTTTCCTCCATAGGGAACCTCACCTCACGAAGAAGATATCATCGAACCATATGGTGCCACTCGTCCCCGGCTTTACCGAGGAGTTATTCACGATAAAGAAAAAGCCGGTTGACCTCGCCAGCTCGAGTCTCCCGTTCGTCCCTTTGGAAAGAAGGATGAACGAGGAGAAGGGGATGACCTTATGCTCCCAGTAGGGATGAACCTTTACCGAGGTACCCCATACCTCTACCTTTTCCTTCCCTCCGTTCTCATCATACTCCCGAAGCTGAAGCCAGAAACGATAGGTCCTGTCCCCCTTCACGAAGAAGCTGATCGCGGAATAGGGGGAAAGATCACGATAGACCCGATTGGAAAGAGCACAGGTGATCTCCCTCCCCTTAGCGACGGTAGGGGCAAGATGGAAGGAAAAGCGGAGAGAGTGCTTGGATGAGGGATGAGCCCCCTCATCAACCACCTCGACCTCCTCCGATGAAGCAGGGTCGTGCTCCAAGCCAAACCTGGTCCTTGGTCTTCCCTCAAAATCCTCGACCATAAGAATACCCTTACCCTTAATAGGGGGAGAGGTGACCTCCTTTCTTT is drawn from Acidobacteriota bacterium and contains these coding sequences:
- a CDS encoding MBL fold metallo-hydrolase; amino-acid sequence: MILEKLVVGPLEVNCYIFGDENGEVVVIDPGAEGERIIAFIEERGYRPRYIINTHCHIDHIRANADVKGKYNIPILVHKEDAPILTSPQDAELEEMIGGKPSPPADRLLSEGDEIKVGSFTLRVIHTPGHTPGGISLLFDDGVFTGDTLFAGGVGRTDLPGGSWDTLVSSIREKLLVLPDSLPIYPGHGPSSTIGEEKRYNPFL
- the murJ gene encoding murein biosynthesis integral membrane protein MurJ, producing MEEKRRIIRSAGVMGSLTVVSRIFGLFRDIVTASLLGTGTGADAFTLAYRIPNLLRRLVGEGTMTAAFIPVFTEYRKGRDKSEVWELADRFFYTLGLVLVILSLLGIIFSPAIVRIIGFGFAQVPGKIDLTASLSRIMFFYLAFIGLSALAMAILNSFDIFAPSAFAPVLLNISIIVSAYLLAPRFSQPAYAFAIGVLLGGALQLGFQIPFLIRLGMRFRPGISFSHPAIKKIGRLMVPGIFGAGVIQINVLVSSAIASMLPEGAVASLTYANRLTEFTLGVFAVSVSTVILPLMSRQALLEDLGPLKETLNYAMRLVFFITIPSAVGLIVLREPIVALLLRWGRFGAHSLSMTSFALLFFALGLPAVGGVRVVAPAFYSLKDIKTPVKVAAVAMVGNIALALILMKPLAHGGIAFALSLSAYLNLFLLLLLFRRRAGALGGGHILASLLRIGASSAMMGGFCLYFGKKIGLSPDLPKLKLLFLLFPLIFFALLLYGIIAWLLGSEEVFDLLDIIKERLKRKG
- the dtd gene encoding D-tyrosyl-tRNA(Tyr) deacylase gives rise to the protein MKALLQKVSEAWVKVDGRLVSKIGKGLLIFLAVLVDDGEKEADYLAKRVAELRIFPDDEGKMNRSLLDVGGEALVVSQFTLAADTRKGRRPNFINAAKPEEAERLYNHFIEKLREQGVPVASGVFQAMMEVGLINDGPVTFLIESKKR